One window of the Trifolium pratense cultivar HEN17-A07 linkage group LG2, ARS_RC_1.1, whole genome shotgun sequence genome contains the following:
- the LOC123908253 gene encoding heavy metal-associated isoprenylated plant protein 27-like, whose product MGVLDIISELGKSCHCHLHHHSKLVKKQLQVVEIKVKMDCEGCERKVKKSVEGMKGVTQVEVEPKQSKLTVTGYVDPNKVLERMRHRTGKKAEFWPYIPYDVVPHPYAPEAYDKKAPPGYVRNVLQDPEASTLARANSFEVKYTTAFSDDNPNACTIM is encoded by the exons ATGGGTGTCTTAGATATCATCTCTGAGCTCGGTAAATCATGTCATTGTCACTTGCACCACCATAGTAAGCTCGTGAAAAAGCAACTTCAG GTTGTGGAGATAAAAGTGAAGATGGATTGCGAAGGGTGCGAGAGAAAGGTGAAGAAATCAGTGGAAGGCATGAAAGGAGTAACACAAGTGGAAGTTGAACCAAAACAAAGTAAGCTCACTGTAACTGGGTACGTGGACCCAAACAAAGTGTTGGAGCGCATGAGACACCGTACAGGAAAGAAGGCCGAATTTTGGCCTTATATCCCATACGATGTAGTTCCACACCCTTATGCACCCGAGGCATATGACAAGAAGGCGCCACCAGGATATGTGCGAAATGTGCTGCAGGATCCAGAAGCTTCGACGCTTGCACGTGCCAACTCCTTCGAGGTTAAGTACACCACTGCATTTAGCGACGACAACCCAAAT
- the LOC123904223 gene encoding GDSL esterase/lipase EXL3-like yields MIKLHFQNLLFQSLFVNLFSLTTILIYLHCGNAVNLPNNETVPAVFVFGDSVVDSGNNNYINTMVKCDFLPYGQDFGSGNHPTGRFSNGLVPSDIIASKFGIKKLLPASLDPKLQLEDLLTGVSFASGGAGYDPLTSQLASVISLSEQLDMFKKYKNKINEAIGEERMNMTISKSVYIICIGSDDIANTYAQTPYRRFNYDIPSYIDFLASQSSNFLQELYGLGARRIGVLGMPNIGCVPSQRTIGGGMDRGCSDYENTAARLFNSKLVSQLDAFQYKFPEAKFVYLDIYNPLMHMVQNPAKYGFEVADTGCCGTGAIEVSILCNRYSLDICSNPSSYIFWDSYHPTQEAYNLLCSMVLDHKINDFF; encoded by the exons ATGATCAAGTTGCACTTTCAAAACCTTCTTTTTCAATCACTTTTTGTCAATCTTTTCTCTCTTACTACTATCCTTATCTATCTACATTGTGGTAATGCTGTGAATCTACCAAACAATGAAACAGTCCCAGCAGTCTTTGTGTTTGGTGACTCTGTAGTTGACTCAGGTAATAACAACTACATCAATACCATGGTCAAGTGCGATTTTCTACCTTATGGTCAAGACTTTGGTAGTGGAAATCATCCAACTGGAAGATTCAGCAATGGTTTAGTTCCTTCAGACATCATTG cTTCAAAATTTGGAATCAAGAAGCTTTTGCCAGCTTCTCTTGATCCAAAGTTGCAACTTGAAGATCTTCTAACAGGTGTAAGCTTTGCCTCTGGTGGTGCTGGATATGATCCTCTGACTTCTCAATTAGCA tCTGTGATATCATTGTCAGAACAATTGGACATGTTCAAAAAGtacaaaaataagataaatgaagCAATTGGAGAAGAGAGAATGAACATGACAATATCAAAGAGTGTATATATTATTTGCATAGGAAGTGATGACATTGCCAATACTTATGCTCAAACACCATATAGGAGATTCAACTATGATATTCCATCATACATAGACTTTTTGGCTTCACAATCCTCAAACTTCTTGCAG GAACTCTATGGTTTAGGAGCTAGAAGAATTGGAGTATTAGGTATGCCAAATATAGGGTGTGTGCCTTCACAAAGAACAATTGGAGGAGGCATGGATAGAGGATGTTCAGACTATGAAAACACAGCAGCAAGACTCTTCAACTCCAAACTAGTATCTCAATTGGATgcatttcaatataaatttccAGAGGCTAAGTTTGTCTATCTTGACATTTACAATCCATTAATGCATATGGTTCAAAACCCTGCTAAATATG GTTTTGAAGTAGCAGACACAGGATGTTGTGGAACAGGAGCCATAGAAGTAAGCATATTGTGTAACCGTTACAGCTTAGACATATGTTCAAACCCTTCAAGCTATATATTCTGGGACAGTTACCATCCTACACAAGAGGCATATAATTTGCTTTGTTCAATGGTCCTTGATCACAAAATCAATGACTTCTTCTAG
- the LOC123904000 gene encoding WAT1-related protein At2g37460-like codes for MEKHETQHWFVRAKPFIAVVFLQFGYAIMDVLSKAAMNKGMSNYVFIVYRHVVAFIFITPFALYFDIYKYKKVRTKMTFSIFMKIVLLSFLEPVIGQNLYFLGMKYTTATFAAAMTNILPASAFILACIFRLEKIKVKCIRSQAKVVGTIASVSGAMVMTLIKGPVLLGTFGGNSHNQHTDETNTQPVVAGSIMIALGCFSCACFVIVQAITLKTYPAPLSLASWICFLGTLETAVVAMIMEWCNPSVWYIKWDMRLLSIVYTGIVCSGVLYFVQGVVVKSRGPVFVTAVSPLCTVIVAILGYFILAEELFLGRVIGAVITCLGLYLVAWGKSKDYTPSDPVIQEFVFSADEGNVKNEHFAQEIITIQ; via the exons ATGGAGAAACATGAAACACAACATTGGTTTGTAAGAGCAAAACCATTCATAGCAGTTGTGTTTTTGCAATTTGGATATGCAATTATGGATGTTTTATCAAAGGCTGCAATGAATAAGGGAATGAGCAATTATGTATTTATTGTGTATCGACATGTTGTAGCATTCATTTTCATAACCCCTTTTGCACTCTATTTTGACATCTATAAATATAA gaAAGTAAGGACTAAAATGACATTTTCAATCTTCATGAAGATAGTGTTGCTCAGCTTTCTaga ACCTGTTATTGgtcaaaatttgtattttttaggGATGAAGTACACAACAGCAACCTTTGCAGCTGCCATGACCAATATCCTTCCTGCCAGTGCCTTTATCTTGGCCTGCATTTTTAG GCTTGAGAAGATAAAGGTAAAATGTATAAGGAGCCAAGCAAAAGTGGTGGGAACCATAGCATCTGTTTCAGGTGCAATGGTGATGACTCTAATTAAAGGCCCTGTACTTTTAGGGACATTTGGAGGCAATAGTCATAACCAGCATACTGATGAGACCAATACTCAACCTGTAGTAGCTGGCTCTATAATGATTGCATTAGGATGCTTTAGTTGTGCTTGTTTTGTGATCGTTCAA GCTATTACCCTTAAAACCTATCCTGCACCACTCTCTCTTGCCTCATGGATATGTTTTTTGGGCACACTTGAAACTGCAGTAGTGGCTATGATTATGGAATGGTGTAATCCTTCAGTTTGGTATATAAAATGGGATATGAGATTGTTGTCTATTGTTTACACT GGTATAGTCTGCTCAGGGGTGTTATATTTTGTGCAAGGAGTAGTGGTGAAATCTAGAGGCCCAGTATTTGTAACAGCGGTTAGTCCTTTATGCACAGTAATTGTTGCTATCTTGGGATACTTCATTTTGGCGGAAGAATTGTTCCTTGGAAG GGTTATAGGTGCTGTTATCACTTGTTTGGGCCTATACCTTGTTGCTTGGGGCAAAAGCAAAGACTACACTCCATCAGATCCAGTTATTCAAGAATTTGTATTTTCAGCTGATGAAGGCAATGTTAAGAATGAACATTTTGCTCAAGAGATCATCACTATTCAGTAA